A section of the Bacillus horti genome encodes:
- the phnF gene encoding phosphonate metabolism transcriptional regulator PhnF gives MKTQDDGVLHLEIAEYLIKQIRQGVFSENQKIPSENDLCRQFQVNRHVVRQAIARMTNLGWVTPVQGRGCYVNQLVEPIQYVLSSQTRFSENMESQGLPYTAKLLSWEEGIAGDEERANLELAEGARVYRLEIMRSTDDNPLSVTSTVLPKEEFPDLETHLTNFSSLYRIFIEQYRFRPIRKKSIVQACLPLLKDAKLLDIPESVPIVQIESLMNHPGGAPIEYSVARIRGDRHKYMIEF, from the coding sequence GTGAAAACGCAGGATGATGGTGTGCTTCATTTGGAGATAGCCGAGTATTTGATTAAGCAAATTCGCCAGGGTGTTTTTTCAGAGAATCAAAAAATTCCTTCTGAAAATGACCTTTGTAGACAGTTTCAAGTCAACCGTCACGTTGTTAGGCAAGCTATTGCTAGAATGACGAACTTGGGCTGGGTTACACCTGTTCAAGGAAGAGGGTGCTACGTCAACCAACTGGTTGAGCCCATTCAGTATGTTCTTTCATCACAAACACGATTTTCTGAGAACATGGAAAGCCAAGGACTACCCTACACCGCTAAATTACTAAGCTGGGAGGAAGGGATTGCCGGTGATGAAGAGCGAGCTAATTTAGAGCTTGCTGAAGGAGCCCGGGTATACAGGCTAGAGATTATGCGTTCAACTGATGATAATCCTCTTTCTGTTACCTCTACCGTATTGCCAAAGGAAGAGTTCCCCGATTTGGAGACACATCTGACTAACTTTAGCTCTTTATATCGCATTTTTATAGAACAGTACCGCTTTCGTCCCATTCGAAAAAAATCTATTGTTCAAGCGTGTTTACCTCTATTAAAAGACGCAAAGCTATTGGACATCCCGGAAAGTGTACCCATAGTACAGATTGAAAGCCTGATGAATCATCCTGGAGGAGCTCCAATTGAATACAGTGTAGCCAGAATTCGGGGAGATCGACATAAATACATGATTGAGTTTTAG
- the phnG gene encoding phosphonate C-P lyase system protein PhnG, whose translation MKKARLTKILIEAERNVLSQYAGQIEKVAKVKVEAPPTTGLVMTKTRDSVSQTPFYLGEVLVTECTVSIDGMFGMGVIMGDDFERSYQLAVIDAAYNAGLPLTSSWEDELVQVEKDNNNRKLQEWAKLAQTRVHFDTMEDYNDKS comes from the coding sequence ATGAAAAAAGCGAGATTGACCAAGATATTAATTGAAGCAGAACGTAACGTATTGTCACAATATGCTGGACAAATTGAAAAAGTAGCAAAGGTTAAGGTTGAAGCTCCACCAACAACAGGATTAGTAATGACCAAAACGCGCGATTCGGTTTCACAGACCCCCTTTTACTTAGGAGAGGTATTAGTGACAGAATGTACAGTTTCTATTGATGGTATGTTTGGCATGGGTGTAATCATGGGGGATGACTTCGAGCGTTCCTATCAGTTGGCCGTTATAGATGCAGCCTATAATGCGGGGCTGCCACTTACTTCTAGCTGGGAGGATGAGCTAGTACAGGTGGAAAAGGATAATAACAATAGAAAGCTACAGGAATGGGCTAAGCTAGCTCAGACTCGAGTTCATTTTGACACGATGGAGGATTACAATGACAAAAGCTGA
- the phnH gene encoding phosphonate C-P lyase system protein PhnH — protein MTKAEMIDFSMVYDTQYIFRKLLDCAARPGTIHNLYNSIKMLDHQADLPPAIAGIAYTLLDREVTFCVSGAKQQLVEQSLQWKTFSKPSELEQADFVFVLETELDEQEVGVIMQQVNGGTLIDPHTSTTMVLLVQELSSSTGEAYGLRLRGPGIQESTSCSVTGLNWKWMEERAIRNQEFPLGIDMILATAEGDVMVLPRTTSVEREDQ, from the coding sequence ATGACAAAAGCTGAGATGATCGATTTTAGTATGGTTTATGATACCCAGTACATTTTCAGAAAGCTATTAGATTGTGCAGCAAGACCTGGTACCATTCACAACCTATACAATTCGATTAAAATGCTAGATCATCAAGCAGACCTTCCTCCTGCCATAGCGGGTATAGCGTACACCTTGCTCGATCGAGAGGTTACGTTTTGTGTTTCTGGAGCTAAGCAGCAGCTGGTGGAGCAAAGCTTACAATGGAAGACGTTTAGCAAACCTTCTGAGCTGGAACAGGCTGACTTTGTTTTTGTTCTAGAGACTGAACTGGATGAACAAGAAGTGGGTGTAATCATGCAGCAAGTGAATGGAGGGACATTGATTGATCCTCATACAAGTACAACTATGGTTCTGCTTGTCCAAGAGTTATCTTCTTCAACAGGAGAAGCTTATGGGCTTCGTCTACGTGGACCAGGCATTCAAGAAAGTACGTCGTGTAGCGTAACCGGCTTGAATTGGAAGTGGATGGAGGAAAGGGCTATCCGTAATCAAGAATTTCCTTTAGGTATCGATATGATCCTAGCTACAGCTGAGGGTGATGTAATGGTTTTACCGAGAACGACATCTGTTGAAAGAGAGGATCAATAA
- a CDS encoding carbon-phosphorus lyase complex subunit PhnI, with translation MGYVAVTGGQKAIEGAEKLVHLYRLQAAKQALPTEEIRSQMRLLIDRVMGEGGLYAPGYASLALKQAEGDPSEAAFLLRAYRSTLPRNHYSLTVEPGNMRVIRRISSAFKDIPGGQLLGPTYDYTHRLLNFELRQEDQQAIISFLQELEIDIESEETLDSFPKVVELLKDQKLMADRQAVEDEPFDVTREKLSFPLPRSARLQLLARGETGAMTAFAYSSMRGYGAVHPTIGELRVGYTDVYIPYPYGSGKDEEDSIYIGEMLLTEVETINSFTQNDQGDVEFMLGYGLTMGQNEVKAISMAILERSLDTQGHSPTQDEEFVLLHIDSVEAHGFVSHLKMPHYITFQSSLDRIRQAQNTGKHQAQNVGKDEQHVSAD, from the coding sequence ATGGGGTACGTTGCCGTAACAGGTGGTCAGAAGGCGATAGAAGGAGCGGAAAAGCTTGTTCACTTATATCGCTTACAGGCAGCTAAGCAAGCTTTACCAACAGAAGAAATTAGGAGCCAAATGAGACTACTTATTGACCGAGTAATGGGAGAAGGTGGGCTGTATGCGCCAGGATACGCCTCTTTAGCCTTGAAGCAAGCTGAAGGTGATCCATCAGAGGCAGCCTTTTTATTGCGAGCCTACCGTTCAACCCTACCAAGGAATCATTATTCTTTAACGGTTGAGCCAGGAAATATGCGTGTTATACGCCGAATTTCCTCTGCTTTTAAGGATATTCCCGGAGGGCAGCTATTAGGTCCTACTTATGATTATACACATCGTTTGTTGAACTTTGAGCTAAGGCAGGAGGATCAGCAGGCCATTATAAGCTTTTTACAGGAGTTAGAGATTGACATAGAGTCTGAGGAAACGCTTGATTCTTTTCCAAAGGTGGTTGAATTGTTAAAAGATCAAAAGCTAATGGCCGATCGTCAAGCTGTAGAGGACGAACCGTTTGATGTCACAAGAGAAAAGCTATCGTTCCCACTTCCACGTTCAGCAAGGCTTCAGCTATTGGCTAGAGGGGAAACGGGCGCGATGACCGCTTTTGCTTACAGCAGTATGCGAGGGTACGGAGCTGTCCATCCCACTATTGGTGAGTTAAGAGTAGGGTACACGGATGTATATATCCCTTATCCATATGGTAGTGGAAAGGATGAGGAGGACTCTATTTATATCGGTGAAATGCTGTTAACCGAGGTAGAAACGATTAATTCCTTTACTCAGAACGATCAAGGAGACGTTGAGTTTATGCTAGGCTACGGATTAACGATGGGACAGAATGAGGTCAAAGCTATTTCTATGGCTATATTGGAAAGAAGCTTAGATACGCAGGGACATTCACCAACACAGGATGAAGAGTTTGTTTTGCTGCATATTGACAGTGTTGAGGCACATGGCTTTGTTTCCCATTTGAAAATGCCTCATTATATTACCTTCCAATCTTCACTTGACCGCATCCGTCAAGCGCAGAATACAGGAAAACATCAAGCACAGAATGTGGGAAAGGATGAACAGCATGTTTCAGCAGACTGA
- a CDS encoding alpha-D-ribose 1-methylphosphonate 5-phosphate C-P-lyase PhnJ, which translates to MFQQTEQKYNYAFLDEGSKREIRRATLKAIAIPGYQVPFASREMPIGRGWGTGGLQLTLSLIGEADCLKVIDQGHDDSVNAVSIKRLVQSCTNVETTDSTADATLIQTRHRVPERPLRADQILVLQVPLPEPLRRVEAKEQETKRLHAEMDYSSMWLRLYEDIVKWGKITIGADYPSMAHDRYIFNPSPIPRYDLLKLNQSEGLYLFGAGREKKIYAIPPYTSVTPLQFEDYPFEVEAFDGQSCHLCGSTDTFLDEIYSDQTGRKLYQCSDTSYCVEKQR; encoded by the coding sequence ATGTTTCAGCAGACTGAGCAAAAGTACAATTACGCTTTTTTAGATGAAGGATCAAAGAGAGAAATACGAAGAGCTACTCTTAAAGCTATCGCTATTCCAGGCTACCAGGTACCTTTTGCCTCTAGAGAAATGCCCATTGGAAGAGGATGGGGAACAGGAGGACTTCAATTGACCCTGTCTCTAATTGGAGAAGCAGATTGCTTGAAGGTGATCGATCAAGGGCATGACGATAGCGTGAATGCGGTCAGTATTAAACGCCTCGTGCAAAGCTGTACGAATGTAGAAACGACTGATAGCACGGCTGATGCAACTTTAATCCAGACGAGACATCGTGTCCCGGAGAGACCGTTACGTGCAGACCAAATTCTAGTGCTACAAGTTCCCTTACCAGAGCCGCTCCGACGAGTGGAAGCAAAGGAGCAAGAAACGAAACGTTTACATGCTGAAATGGACTATAGCAGTATGTGGCTGCGCCTGTACGAGGATATTGTGAAGTGGGGAAAAATTACGATTGGTGCTGACTATCCAAGTATGGCTCATGATCGGTACATCTTTAATCCAAGCCCTATTCCACGCTATGACTTATTAAAGCTTAATCAATCTGAAGGACTTTATCTGTTCGGAGCAGGTCGGGAGAAAAAAATCTATGCCATACCTCCCTACACCTCTGTTACTCCTCTTCAATTTGAGGATTACCCGTTTGAGGTTGAAGCGTTTGATGGGCAGTCCTGTCATTTATGCGGAAGTACGGATACTTTCCTTGATGAGATCTATAGTGATCAAACAGGAAGAAAGCTGTATCAATGCTCCGATACGTCATACTGTGTTGAAAAACAAAGGTAA
- a CDS encoding ATP-binding cassette domain-containing protein: protein MQDTIRSTVTEQPQLKVQHLNKRYGKGCSRCTDPTFLAEEGQRCPHCGSVWACIDVNFDLYQGEILGIVGESGSGKSTLVKCLYFDDQITSGSAHIAAYKNGELDIFSESAQQKRYIRNHLLGMIYQNPWLGLKMSFSSGGNIAEKLIASGSYHVGSIRARATELLEHVEIPISRINEQPKNFSGGMQQRVQISKALANNPPILLLDEVTTGLDLSVQARVLDLIRNIQRQFNVGMILVSHDLGVIRMLADRTMVMKGGRVIEQGLTDQILEDPQHAYTQKLVHSLLS from the coding sequence ATGCAGGATACTATTAGGTCTACAGTGACGGAACAGCCACAGTTGAAGGTACAGCATCTGAACAAGAGATATGGAAAGGGCTGCTCCCGATGCACAGACCCTACCTTCCTTGCTGAAGAAGGTCAGCGCTGTCCGCATTGTGGCAGTGTTTGGGCGTGTATAGATGTTAATTTTGATCTATATCAGGGGGAAATCTTAGGAATCGTTGGTGAAAGTGGATCAGGAAAGAGTACTTTGGTGAAATGTCTATATTTTGATGATCAGATTACCTCAGGGTCAGCTCATATAGCAGCGTACAAAAATGGTGAGCTTGATATATTTAGTGAGTCCGCTCAGCAAAAGAGATATATTCGTAACCATCTGCTAGGAATGATCTATCAAAATCCATGGCTTGGATTAAAAATGTCCTTCTCCAGTGGAGGAAATATCGCCGAGAAGCTGATTGCTTCAGGCTCCTATCACGTTGGAAGCATTCGAGCAAGAGCAACAGAGCTACTAGAGCATGTAGAGATCCCTATTTCTAGGATAAATGAACAGCCGAAGAATTTTAGTGGGGGAATGCAACAAAGAGTGCAAATCTCTAAAGCTTTAGCTAATAACCCACCCATTTTACTGCTTGATGAGGTTACAACAGGCCTAGATTTGTCTGTTCAAGCTAGGGTGCTCGACCTAATACGCAATATTCAGCGTCAATTCAATGTAGGAATGATCCTTGTTTCTCATGACCTAGGTGTCATTCGAATGCTTGCTGATCGAACAATGGTCATGAAAGGTGGGAGGGTAATCGAGCAAGGGTTAACCGATCAAATTTTGGAGGACCCTCAGCATGCTTACACACAGAAGCTAGTTCATTCTCTATTATCGTAA
- a CDS encoding alpha-D-ribose 1-methylphosphonate 5-triphosphate diphosphatase, producing the protein MSILIYNAQIVTPTKVIQNGSILIEEDRIIAIEEGLIQSSVQPTECIDVHGSYVLPGLVDSHSDAIEMELEPRPSSAFPMEVSFYELEKKLVGEGITTIYHSLSLLDEDAKKWVRQNRTVLNTIKEIHGLAQGEFLIRHKIHLRYEITNVTALEDVKELLRNGHIHQLSFMDHTPGQGQFRDIEIHRKLLMEHRHFSETEANEIIEAHRTQQKLDPKLIQDLADLALEHGIPVASHDDDTVEKLEVVKDWHAVICEFPIELAVAKKAKEMGLSVVMGAPNVMLGKSHSNNLSAMEAIHENVVDILCSDYYPSSLLHAAFKLYSTGLPLQQAVNLVSLHPAKALHIEGHVGSLEIGKKADLLIVRTDAHRPILQSVYVNGKVVCQLNYQIPARVPIT; encoded by the coding sequence ATGTCCATCCTTATTTATAACGCTCAGATCGTGACACCAACAAAAGTCATTCAGAACGGTTCCATACTTATTGAAGAGGATCGCATTATAGCCATTGAAGAAGGACTTATCCAAAGCTCTGTTCAACCAACAGAATGTATCGATGTACATGGAAGCTATGTCCTGCCGGGGTTAGTTGATTCACACAGTGATGCCATTGAAATGGAGCTTGAGCCTAGACCAAGCAGCGCCTTTCCGATGGAGGTATCCTTTTACGAGCTAGAGAAAAAGCTTGTTGGAGAAGGGATCACCACGATCTATCACTCCTTGTCTTTACTTGATGAGGACGCTAAAAAATGGGTCAGACAAAACAGAACGGTTTTAAACACCATTAAGGAAATCCATGGGCTAGCACAGGGAGAGTTTTTAATTCGCCACAAGATTCACTTACGCTATGAAATCACGAATGTAACGGCACTTGAGGATGTAAAAGAGCTCCTTAGAAATGGTCATATCCACCAGCTATCCTTTATGGACCATACTCCAGGTCAGGGGCAATTTAGAGACATTGAAATTCATAGAAAACTGTTGATGGAGCATCGCCATTTCAGTGAGACGGAGGCTAATGAAATTATAGAGGCACACAGGACACAGCAAAAGCTAGACCCGAAACTGATTCAAGATTTGGCTGACCTTGCTTTAGAGCACGGAATACCTGTTGCCTCTCATGATGATGATACGGTCGAAAAGCTAGAGGTTGTTAAGGACTGGCATGCAGTCATTTGTGAGTTCCCTATTGAGCTTGCGGTGGCCAAAAAAGCAAAGGAAATGGGCTTGTCTGTTGTGATGGGTGCACCAAATGTCATGCTAGGGAAGTCACATAGTAATAATCTATCAGCTATGGAAGCCATTCATGAGAATGTGGTAGATATACTGTGCTCAGACTATTATCCTTCGTCTCTACTACATGCTGCTTTTAAGCTCTATTCCACAGGACTTCCTCTTCAACAGGCGGTCAATCTAGTGTCCTTACACCCAGCTAAAGCGTTACACATTGAGGGTCATGTTGGATCACTTGAGATCGGGAAAAAGGCTGATCTGCTCATTGTTCGGACTGACGCTCACCGTCCTATTTTACAAAGTGTCTATGTGAATGGGAAGGTGGTCTGTCAATTGAATTACCAGATTCCAGCTAGAGTGCCTATCACTTGA
- a CDS encoding phosphonate C-P lyase system protein PhnL, which produces MKELLLVNQLEKSFTLHHAKEKIISGCKGVSFVVYPKEFVGITGKSGAGKSTILKSIYRTYVPSGGQIMYDSTQFGPIDLVQATEREILALRKQEIGYVSQFLNAMPRITALEFVVEALLEMGVAVHQAEREAKEMLQHFKLPESLWDSFPRTFSGGEKLRLNLAQAMVKKPRILLLDEPTASLDQQSKEAVKEVLIQLKHEGTSMLGIFHDLDFMTSVVDRQYQLSAGLIEMTDKLEGNQITHQVGS; this is translated from the coding sequence ATGAAGGAACTATTACTTGTTAATCAACTAGAAAAATCCTTTACCCTGCATCATGCTAAGGAAAAAATAATCTCGGGCTGTAAGGGAGTTAGCTTTGTTGTTTATCCTAAAGAGTTTGTCGGAATAACAGGGAAAAGTGGGGCAGGTAAATCGACTATTCTTAAAAGCATTTATCGTACGTATGTCCCATCAGGTGGGCAAATCATGTATGATTCTACACAATTTGGTCCGATTGATCTTGTTCAAGCAACGGAGAGGGAAATATTAGCTCTACGAAAGCAGGAGATAGGCTATGTCTCCCAATTTCTTAACGCCATGCCTCGAATTACTGCCCTTGAATTTGTCGTGGAAGCCCTGTTAGAAATGGGTGTGGCTGTTCATCAAGCAGAAAGAGAGGCTAAGGAAATGCTACAGCATTTCAAGCTACCTGAATCCCTGTGGGACTCCTTTCCACGTACGTTCAGTGGTGGAGAAAAGCTGCGCTTAAATTTGGCTCAGGCTATGGTGAAAAAGCCGAGAATATTATTGCTAGATGAACCTACAGCTTCATTAGATCAGCAGTCTAAGGAAGCGGTAAAGGAGGTGCTGATCCAGCTAAAGCATGAGGGAACGAGCATGTTGGGGATTTTTCATGATCTCGACTTTATGACCTCTGTAGTAGACCGTCAGTATCAGTTATCTGCTGGATTAATAGAAATGACTGACAAACTAGAAGGAAATCAGATCACGCACCAAGTCGGTTCTTAA
- a CDS encoding PHP domain-containing protein — protein sequence MKMDLHCHTSFSDSSFSVEKVIEQAQKNGVTHLAITDHDTTAGIELAQKIGQAKGVEIIPGIEISGYDYKRERRAHILGLYITPGHEALTELCEPYVEARHNASYEIVTRLMDKGYKMTWEEVEELAAAGNGVYKQHIMHALIKQRYTNEIYGELYRKLFFKGSRNQEPGLAHVKIPYIDAVKAIQAIRKAGGIPILAHPGQYLSFEALPEWVEEGLAGVEVWHPIHSVDDERQAEELANKYSLIKTGGSDCHGFYGDEDVPVGSFFVTEEILQELYKHKE from the coding sequence ATGAAAATGGATTTACATTGTCATACTTCGTTTTCAGACAGCTCTTTTTCTGTTGAAAAGGTCATTGAGCAAGCACAAAAGAACGGTGTCACACACCTAGCTATTACAGACCATGATACCACGGCTGGGATAGAGTTAGCTCAGAAAATAGGGCAGGCGAAGGGCGTTGAAATTATTCCTGGTATTGAAATCTCAGGCTATGATTATAAGCGCGAAAGACGAGCACACATTTTGGGGTTATATATTACACCCGGACACGAAGCATTAACTGAGCTTTGTGAACCCTATGTTGAAGCAAGGCATAACGCCTCCTATGAAATTGTTACGAGGTTAATGGATAAAGGCTATAAAATGACTTGGGAGGAAGTTGAAGAGCTAGCTGCTGCAGGAAACGGTGTATATAAGCAGCATATTATGCATGCTTTAATTAAGCAGAGGTATACCAATGAGATTTACGGTGAGCTGTATCGTAAGCTGTTTTTTAAAGGCAGCCGTAATCAGGAACCCGGTCTTGCGCATGTGAAAATACCGTATATTGACGCAGTTAAGGCGATTCAAGCCATTCGAAAGGCTGGTGGCATTCCTATATTAGCTCATCCAGGTCAATATCTGAGCTTCGAAGCTCTACCAGAATGGGTGGAGGAAGGCTTAGCCGGTGTTGAGGTTTGGCATCCTATTCATTCTGTTGATGATGAACGACAGGCTGAGGAATTAGCTAATAAATACAGCTTAATCAAAACGGGAGGATCTGATTGTCACGGTTTCTATGGGGATGAAGATGTTCCAGTTGGCTCTTTCTTCGTAACGGAAGAGATATTGCAGGAGTTGTATAAGCATAAGGAATAA
- a CDS encoding 2-hydroxyacid dehydrogenase gives MKPRVFISKPIPQEVEDYISENCEYRIWNQEQPISTEELYAEIKEADGLLTSGGVIGDELFDQAPKLKIVSNTSVGYNNFDLDAMQARGIMGTHTPSVLDDTVADLVFSLILATARRVPELDRYVKEGKWTNANDRPLFGVDVHHTTLGIIGMGRIGEQIAKRASLGFDMEVLYYNRSRKIQVEEKVGAQYVDLSELLTNSDFIVLMTPLTPKTTHLIGAAEFKQMKQSAIFINASRGQVVDEQALIDALRKGEIAGAGLDVYDTEPVSTQNPLLSFDNVVTLPHIGSATEQTRSAMAMLAAQNLVAGLQGKEPPNLVPELRRG, from the coding sequence ATGAAACCAAGGGTTTTTATTTCTAAACCAATACCTCAAGAGGTAGAGGATTATATCAGCGAGAATTGTGAGTATCGTATATGGAATCAGGAGCAGCCTATATCCACTGAGGAGCTTTATGCAGAAATAAAAGAGGCCGATGGTTTGCTGACCTCAGGGGGAGTTATAGGTGATGAACTATTTGACCAAGCTCCTAAGCTTAAGATCGTTAGCAATACGTCGGTTGGCTACAACAATTTTGATTTGGATGCTATGCAGGCTAGAGGAATTATGGGAACACATACCCCATCTGTTCTAGATGATACCGTAGCCGACCTAGTGTTTTCTCTTATTCTAGCAACAGCAAGGAGAGTTCCGGAGCTGGATCGTTATGTAAAGGAAGGCAAGTGGACAAATGCAAACGATAGACCTCTCTTCGGGGTCGATGTTCATCATACTACCTTAGGAATTATTGGGATGGGTCGTATTGGAGAGCAAATAGCCAAGAGAGCTAGCCTTGGCTTTGATATGGAAGTGTTGTATTATAACCGCTCAAGGAAAATACAGGTAGAAGAAAAGGTTGGGGCGCAGTATGTAGACCTTTCTGAGCTTTTAACTAACTCAGATTTTATAGTATTAATGACTCCTTTAACTCCAAAAACAACACATCTCATTGGAGCAGCAGAATTTAAACAAATGAAACAAAGTGCCATTTTCATTAATGCCTCTAGAGGCCAAGTTGTAGATGAGCAAGCGCTAATTGATGCTTTGAGAAAGGGAGAAATTGCAGGAGCGGGGCTAGATGTGTATGATACAGAGCCTGTTTCAACACAGAACCCATTACTATCCTTTGACAACGTGGTCACTCTACCACATATTGGATCAGCTACAGAACAAACAAGATCAGCTATGGCTATGCTTGCTGCCCAAAATCTAGTGGCTGGCTTGCAAGGGAAAGAGCCGCCTAATTTAGTTCCTGAACTGAGAAGGGGATAA
- a CDS encoding MOSC domain-containing protein: MTDVDVKEHKSYSIVSINVGKPAPLTYQGKEISTGINKSRVEKPLFLSFTNFEGDGQADLVNHGGRDKAICVYAYDHYPYWEKRLNKPLQVGAFGENLTVSGLLEDEVCIGDIFQLGEAIVQVCQPRYPCHKLSKKHDVADFPLQVIETGYSGFYLRVLKEGMVKPEDTLVLIEKHPAGYSVSFANQLKNEKNPSKEGLTKLIELDALAQSWCESLRKKL; this comes from the coding sequence ATGACAGATGTAGATGTAAAAGAACATAAAAGCTATTCAATTGTATCAATAAACGTAGGTAAGCCAGCCCCATTAACCTATCAAGGGAAGGAAATAAGCACAGGGATTAATAAATCTAGGGTAGAAAAGCCACTATTTCTCTCTTTTACAAACTTTGAAGGTGATGGGCAAGCTGATTTAGTGAATCATGGTGGCAGGGATAAAGCTATCTGTGTGTATGCCTACGACCATTACCCATATTGGGAAAAGCGTCTTAATAAGCCCTTACAGGTAGGTGCCTTTGGAGAAAACCTTACCGTATCAGGTTTGTTGGAAGATGAAGTCTGTATTGGTGACATCTTTCAATTGGGAGAAGCCATTGTGCAAGTATGTCAACCAAGATACCCCTGTCATAAGCTTTCAAAAAAGCATGATGTAGCCGACTTTCCCCTTCAGGTGATTGAGACTGGCTATTCAGGATTTTATCTAAGGGTTTTAAAAGAGGGAATGGTTAAACCAGAAGATACATTAGTTCTAATTGAAAAGCATCCTGCAGGGTATTCCGTTTCCTTTGCTAATCAATTGAAAAATGAGAAGAACCCAAGTAAAGAAGGGCTAACCAAGCTAATAGAGCTAGATGCTCTAGCACAAAGCTGGTGTGAATCCTTACGTAAAAAGCTATAG